Proteins from a single region of Roseofilum capinflatum BLCC-M114:
- a CDS encoding TPM domain-containing protein has translation MTSWPQRSQIIHLCWIGLLSLSVWLFPVMFWGSTFSTLAVTVHEVPNPRQTHGGWVTDMANVISENAENKLNQMITDLEQNTRAEIAVVTVPDTSPSPTPKAFATELFNLWGIGKAQSNNGVLLLVAVEERRVEIETGTGLSQRLPDRQVQEILKHNIVPHLKQNRYDRGVLVGTQAIVKHLQGNPFSISTLPRPLMMLSAIAGCTGLIFFGVEAKRNRYRIPTHITLSQCITVFSLTFILYSPLIYVSIIRYPGSVLPSYLGYLLLLNAICGLSYDWTKSKQKSVWLKEKIIQFILLLIVWVLLNQGIGLKEPILTPDLIAYFRRVTQVLVNYIGLFKLTLIMTTFLGLVAAFPRHLLKSSRSRSSSHRSRGRNSSSSTSSSADYSSHSSSSDQSSSDSSSSDFGGGSSDGGGGGADF, from the coding sequence ATGACTTCTTGGCCTCAACGATCTCAGATCATTCATCTGTGTTGGATCGGTCTTTTGAGTCTATCGGTTTGGCTTTTTCCGGTGATGTTTTGGGGTTCCACTTTTTCCACTTTAGCCGTAACTGTGCATGAAGTGCCTAACCCCAGACAAACCCATGGCGGTTGGGTGACAGACATGGCTAATGTCATCAGCGAAAATGCTGAAAATAAACTCAATCAAATGATTACCGATTTAGAGCAGAACACTCGTGCTGAAATTGCAGTCGTTACCGTTCCCGATACTTCCCCTTCACCCACACCGAAAGCCTTTGCCACAGAGTTGTTTAATCTCTGGGGAATTGGAAAAGCTCAAAGCAATAATGGGGTTTTATTGTTAGTTGCCGTAGAAGAAAGGCGAGTAGAAATTGAAACCGGTACAGGGTTAAGCCAACGTTTACCCGATCGCCAAGTACAAGAGATTCTGAAACACAACATTGTCCCCCACTTAAAACAGAATCGTTACGATCGAGGGGTTTTAGTGGGAACCCAGGCGATCGTCAAGCATTTGCAAGGCAATCCTTTCTCTATTTCGACCTTACCTCGTCCCCTCATGATGCTATCAGCGATCGCTGGATGTACTGGGCTTATCTTTTTTGGCGTAGAGGCTAAGAGGAATCGTTATAGAATCCCTACCCATATTACCCTATCTCAATGTATTACCGTTTTTAGTCTTACCTTCATTCTCTACAGTCCTTTAATCTACGTTTCAATTATTCGATATCCCGGCTCGGTTCTACCGAGCTACCTCGGATATTTACTATTGCTCAATGCCATTTGTGGCTTGAGTTACGATTGGACAAAATCTAAACAAAAATCCGTCTGGTTAAAAGAAAAAATCATTCAGTTCATTTTGCTATTGATTGTCTGGGTGCTGCTCAATCAAGGTATAGGTCTTAAAGAACCGATCCTGACACCGGACTTGATTGCCTATTTTCGCAGGGTAACCCAGGTCTTGGTTAACTACATTGGACTGTTCAAGTTAACATTGATTATGACTACTTTTTTAGGGCTGGTGGCTGCTTTTCCTCGTCATTTACTCAAATCTTCACGTTCTCGCTCTTCATCCCATCGATCTAGAGGAAGAAACAGCTCGTCTTCTACTTCATCGAGTGCAGATTATAGCTCCCATTCAAGTAGTAGCGATCAGAGCAGCAGTGATTCAAGTAGTAGTGATTTTGGTGGGGGAAGTAGTGACGGAGGAGGGGGAGGTGCAGACTTTTAA
- a CDS encoding tetratricopeptide repeat protein yields the protein MNVKRDLLLTPLLSAGVLSFTPMALAANNELPNGWIVQVEGTGQLERQDGRRVTAQLGMPVFAGDRVLATEGSVLVQCLNLAWQAIAPGETQPNTCISNNDTATNDPECSTDSYGCPHRGDKDFQLYADVPYIISPRRTYLINPTPRLRWHSVPDSETYTVILKGDGVEIWRTTVEENQAVYGGDRPLEPGISYTLHIETDRGASSLDAQPMAGGIHFQILEPEKQAEFSLKEAEIQQQSLDPVSEHLALARLYLNFNLMAEAIEHLEAVVSHGIGGASIYRELGDLYLFNLGLVPLAQEYYQQGLNQIASDNLEDRAEISYNLAQVYQAMGDRPQALHWLTEAQQGYEMLGYTQKLEEIRKALRLLE from the coding sequence ATGAACGTCAAGAGAGACCTACTACTCACTCCCCTCTTGAGTGCTGGAGTATTGAGTTTTACCCCCATGGCCTTGGCTGCGAATAATGAATTGCCTAATGGTTGGATCGTGCAGGTAGAAGGGACAGGGCAACTTGAGCGCCAAGATGGACGTAGAGTTACGGCTCAATTAGGAATGCCGGTATTTGCTGGCGATCGCGTCCTAGCAACGGAGGGTTCGGTGTTGGTACAATGTTTGAATTTAGCTTGGCAGGCGATCGCCCCAGGAGAAACTCAGCCGAATACTTGCATCAGTAACAATGATACAGCTACCAACGATCCTGAATGTTCTACGGATTCCTATGGTTGCCCCCATCGAGGCGATAAAGATTTTCAACTCTATGCTGATGTGCCCTATATTATCAGTCCTCGGCGCACATATCTGATCAACCCAACGCCTCGCTTGCGTTGGCATTCAGTCCCCGATAGCGAAACGTATACCGTCATTTTGAAAGGGGATGGGGTAGAAATTTGGCGCACCACAGTAGAAGAAAATCAAGCCGTCTATGGTGGAGATCGCCCTCTGGAACCTGGAATCAGTTATACTTTACACATTGAGACCGATCGCGGCGCTTCCTCTCTCGATGCACAACCGATGGCTGGAGGCATTCATTTCCAAATTCTAGAGCCGGAAAAACAAGCTGAATTCTCCTTAAAAGAAGCCGAAATTCAGCAACAGTCCCTCGATCCGGTGTCTGAACATCTAGCTTTAGCACGGTTGTATTTGAACTTTAACCTAATGGCTGAGGCGATCGAACATTTAGAAGCAGTTGTGAGTCACGGGATCGGGGGAGCCAGCATCTACCGAGAATTAGGAGATTTATATTTATTTAATTTGGGGCTGGTTCCTCTCGCTCAAGAGTATTATCAGCAAGGGTTGAATCAGATCGCTTCAGATAATTTAGAAGATCGAGCCGAAATTTCCTATAATCTGGCACAAGTTTACCAAGCTATGGGCGATCGCCCCCAAGCCCTCCATTGGCTCACCGAAGCCCAACAGGGATATGAAATGTTAGGATATACCCAGAAACTCGAAGAGATTCGTAAAGCATTACGCCTTTTAGAATAA